The Miscanthus floridulus cultivar M001 chromosome 17, ASM1932011v1, whole genome shotgun sequence genome has a window encoding:
- the LOC136516859 gene encoding 1-aminocyclopropane-1-carboxylate oxidase-like, whose translation MVVPVIDFSKLDGAERAETLAQIANGCEEWGFFQLVNHGIPLELLERVKKVCSDCYRLREAGFRASEPVRTLEALVDAERRGEEVEPVDDLDWEDIFYIHDGCQWPSDPPAFKETMREYRAELRKLAERVMEAMDENLGLGRGTIKAAFSGDGRHEPFFGTKVSHYPPCPRPDLITGLRAHTDAGGVILLFQDDRVGGLEVLKDGQWTDVQPLAGAIVVNTGDQIEVLSNGRYRSAWHRVLPMRDGNRRSIASFYNPANEATISPAAVASGGEAYPKYVFGDYMNVYAKQKFQAKEPRFEAVKAAAPKSSPAA comes from the coding sequence ATGGTGGTTCCCGTGATCGACTTCTCCAAGCTGGACGGCGCCGAGAGGGCGGAGACCCTGGCGCAGATCGCCAATGGCTGCGAGGAGTGGGGGTTCTTCCAGCTCGTGAACCACGGCATCCCGCTGGAGCTTCTGGAGCGCGTCAAGAAGGTGTGCTCCGACTGCTACCGCCTCCGGGAGGCTGGGTTCAGGGCGTCGGAGCCGGTGCGCACGCTGGAGGCGCTCGTCGACGCGGAGCGGCGCGGCGAGGAGGTGGAGCCCGTGGACGACCTGGACTGGGAGGACATCTTCTACATCCACGACGGCTGCCAGTGGCCGTCCGACCCGCCGGCGTTCAAGGAGACCATGCGCGAGTACCGCGCCGAGCTGCGGAAGCTCGCCGAGCGCGTCATGGAGGCCATGGACGAGAACCTCGGCCTCGGCAGGGGCACCATCAAGGCTGCCTTCTCCGGCGACGGCCGGCACGAGCCCTTCTTCGGCACCAAGGTCAGCCACTACCCGCCGTGCCCGCGCCCGGACCTCATCACGGGCCTGCGCGCGCACACCGACGCCGGCGGCGTCATCCTGCTGTTCCAGGACGACAGGGTCGGCGGCCTGGAGGTGCTCAAGGACGGCCAGTGGACCGATGTGCAGCCGCTCGCGGGCGCCATCGTCGTCAACACCGGCGACCAGATCGAGGTGCTCAGTAACGGCCGCTACCGCAGCGCGTGGCACCGCGTGCTGCCCATGCGCGACGGCAACCgccgctccatcgcctccttctaCAACCCGGCCAACGAGGCCACCAtctcgccggcggcggtggccagCGGCGGGGAGGCGTACCCGAAGTACGTGTTCGGCGACTACATGAACGTGTATGCCAAGCAGAAGTTCCAGGCCAAGGAGCCCAGGTTTGAAGCCGTCAAGGCGGCGGCGCCAAAGTCATCTCCAGCGGCATAA
- the LOC136517157 gene encoding uncharacterized protein — MAAEGAGGRGGRAARYPPLSALVVSAIAASSAVIVLAVVHSAYDDAVSRTRTLLGHNLEPTPWHPFPHAKGRPPARAALRCAPSIACLPPLSRPRPPPEPANASSSSRGNNNNNNNKQCPAYFAAIHRDLAPWRGAGRGVTRALLDAARQSASMRVTITGGGRRLHVDLYYACVQSRALFTVWSLLQLMQRYPGRVPDVDLMFDCMDRPAINRTEHGGDAAPPPPPLFRYCTTRDHFDIPFPDWSFWGWPETNIEPWNREFKSIKSGARATRWADRVPTAYWKGNPDVASPLRVALLGCNDTALWRAEIMRQNWDDEAKSGYQHSRLSSQCTHRYKIYAEGFAWSVSLKYILSCGSMALLIEPRYQDFFSRGLEPRVNYWPVTEMGMCESIRDAVDWGNANPGEAERVGRRGQRLVQGLRMHAVYDYMLHLLTEYASLMNFRPVAPPSPDAHEACEASLLCLADDKQRRFLEASRAEPAADEPCVLPPPPAAA, encoded by the exons ATGGCGGCGGAGGGCGCCGGCGGCCGGGGAGGACGAGCCGCGCGGTACCCGCCTCTGTCGGCGCTCGTCGTCTCCGCCATCGCCGCCTCCTCCGCCGTCATCGTCCTCGCCGTCGTCCACTCG GCGTACGACGACGCGGTGTCGCGGACGCGGACGCTGCTGGGCCACAACCTGGAGCCGACGCCGTGGCACCCGTTCCCGCACGCCAAGGGCCGCCCCCCGGCGCGCGCCGCGCTGCGGTGCGCGCCCTCCATCGCCTGTCTGCCACCTCTCTCGCGGCCTCGTCCGCCACCGGAGCCAGCGaacgcgtcgtcgtcgtcgcgcggtaacaacaacaacaacaacaacaaacagTGCCCGGCCTACTTCGCGGCGATCCACCGGGACCTGGCGCCGTggcgcggggcggggcggggcgtgACGCGCGCGCTGCTGGACGCGGCGCGGCAGAGCGCGTCCATGCGCGTCACCATCACCGGCGGAGGCCGCCGGCTGCACGTCGACCTCTACTACGCGTGCGTGCAGAGTCGCGCGCTCTTCACGGTGTGGAGCCTGCTGCAGCTGATGCAGCGGTACCCCGGGCGCGTCCCCGACGTCGACCTCATGTTCGACTGCATGGACCGCCCCGCCATCAACCGCACCGAGCACGGCGGCGACGccgcgcccccgccgccgccgctcttccGCTACTGCACCACCAGGGACCACTTCGACATCCCCTTCCCTGATTGGTCCTTCTGGGGCTG GCCGGAGACGAACATCGAGCCATGGAACAGGGAGTTCAAGAGCATCAAGTCCGGCGCTCGGGCGACGAGATGGGCGGACAGGGTGCCGACGGCGTACTGGAAGGGGAACCCGGACGTGGCGTCGCCGCTGCGGGTGGCGCTGCTGGGGTGCAACGACACGGCGCTCTGGCGCGCCGAGATCATGCGGCAGAACTGGGACGACGAGGCCAAGTCGGGGTACCAGCACTCGAGGCTCTCCTCGCAGTGCACGCACCGGTACAAGATCTACGCGGAGGGGTTCGCGTGGTCGGTCAGCCTCAAGTACATCCTGTCGTGCGGATCCATGGCGCTGCTGATCGAGCCGCGGTACCAGGACTTCTTCAGCCGGGGCCTGGAGCCCCGGGTGAACTACTGGCCGGTGACGGAGATGGGCATGTGCGAGTCCATCAGGGACGCCGTCGACTGGGGCAACGCCAACCCCGGCGAGGCCGAGCGCGTCGGCCGGCGCGGCCAGCGGCTCGTGCAGGGCCTCCGCATGCACGCCGTCTACGACTACATGCTGCACCTGCTCACCGAGTACGCAAGCCTCATGAACTTCCGCCCCGTGGCGCCGCCGTCGCCTGACGCGCACGAGGCGTGCGAGGCGTCGCTGCTCTGCCTCGCCGACGACAAGCAGCGCAGGTTCCTCGAGGCGTCCAgggcggagcccgcggccgacGAACCCTgcgtgctgccgccgccgccggcggcggcgtga